The nucleotide sequence CGAAGTCGATGGCGACGCCGCGCGTCCGGTTGCGCGCGCTGACCTGCTCCAATTCTTCGGCGATCTCTCCGGCGCGCTGGATGCGGGCCTGCTGCTTCGTCCCGCGGGCCTTGGGGCCGCGGCGCAGCCACTCGGTCTCGCGGCGCAGGGTGTTCTTCAGGACGAGCTCGCGGCGCTCCTGCGCGGCGCGCAGTTGCTCCTTGGCCTCCAAATAGCCGGCGTAGTCCCCGGGGACGCTCAGGATGCCTTCCGGCAAGGCGGGGTCCAGCTCGAGGATGCGGGTGGCGACCCGTTGGAGGAAGAGTCGGTCGTGGGTGATGGTCAGGCTGGCGAAGGGCGCCTTGGCGAGCAGTCCTTCCAGCCAGAGGATGCTCTCGACGTCGAGGTGGTTGGTCGGCTCGTCCAGCAGCAGGAGATCGGGGCGCTTGGCCAGCTCGCGGGCCAGCGCGACGCGTTTCTTCCAACCGCCGGAGAGCTCGGAAACCCGCGTGGCCGGACCGACGCCCTCCCGCCCGTCCAGCGAGAGCTTGGAGAGCCACTCCTGCAGCGTGGCCTGGAACTCCCAATCTTCGGGATCGGGATGCGCCTCGAGGATCGCCGACTCGACGGTCGCCTCGGGGGCGAAGGCTGGCACTTGCTCCAGCCAGCCGACGCGTAGCCCGCGGCGCACGGAGATCTCGCCGGCGTCGGGCCGCTCGCGGCCCGCGAGCAGGCTCAGCAGGGTGCTCTTGCCCGCGCCGTTGGGGCCGATCAGGCCGACGTGCTCGCCTTCCTCGAGGGCGAAGCTCAAGTCCCGAAACAGCGGCCGGGCCCCGTAGGATTTGGCGATTTTTTGCGCGGCGATCAGTATCGGCATGGCGGGGGATCTCTCGCATGTCCTTGGGGTTTTTCCAAGCCCCGCGCGGCCTCGGAAAAACCCGGAAATGCATCTTGTCACTCGGCGGGGACGGCGCTACACTTTTCAAGTCGGACGCCGTTGACGGGAGTCCGGACGTCCGGCCGAAAAAGGCAAACTCCGAGCAATCGGAGGACGCAAAGCCTCCGGTCCCTAGGGGATAGCGGGGCTGCCAAAAGCTTCCGCCTGGCTTTTTCAGGCCGACGCAACCCACCTACCGTAAGCGCTAGGTGGGTTTTGGTTTTTAGAGCTTTTCTCGCAAGTATTTCCGAAACAGGCCGAGATCGCCGATCACCCGTCCTCTTCCCGTCTCGACCGCCTCGCGAAAACGCTCCGCGGCGCGTCCCCCGCATACCCAAGCCGTATCTTTCGGCAAGAGACGCGACAGCCTTTGCAGTTCGGCTGCGAGTTCGGTCTCTTCCGCGGGAAAGACGATGCTGAGCGCCAACAGCCGCGCCCCGGCATTGCGGACCGCGGCCGCGATCTCTTCGGCGGGGAGATTCGCGCCGAGGTAGATCACCTTCCATCCCTCGATGGCCGCCATCTTGGCGGCGAGCAAGGCACCCAGCTCGTGGATCTGGCCGGCCGGCGTTGCGACGACCACGCTGGCTCCGGCTCCGGCCTCGGGATAGGCCGGTTTGAGACCGCCGACGAAGCTTCGCATCACCGAGGAGGCGAGGTGCTCCTGCGCGATGCGGAAATCGCCGCGCTGCCAGCGCTCGCCGACCGCCTCGAGCAGGGGCGAGACGATCTCCTCGAGCAGGACCTGTTGGCTGAAGGCCAGTGAGGCGCGGTCGAGCAGGTCTTCCAACCCCTTGCCGTCCAATCCTTCGATCTTTTCCAGACAGCCTTCGAGATAGGGGAGCGGGTCTTCTCGGGAGGAGGGGGGCTTTTCGGTCGCGGCTTGGGGTTTGGTGGCCGACATCGTCGGGGGCAGGTTTGCCGCCAGGGCCGCAAGATCGGCATCCGGCAGTTGGGCGATCTGGCTGATGCTGTGCCCGAAGTCGGTGAGACGGGCGAGCCGCTCGAGCCGAGCGACCTCCGCCTCGCTGTACATCCTCCGATTGGTCGGGCTGCGGTCGGGGGTCAGGGCCCCGTAGCGACGCTCCCAAACCCGAATCACGTGCGGGCTTAGGCCCGTTCGCTTGACCACCCATTTCATCGGATACCGAGTTTCCACGCTCCTACCTTAGGCGAAAAAGCAAATCCTGACAATATTTTACACAAAATATAGAAATAATTTAGACAAAATATTGACAAATACTCGTAAGTGGGTAGGATGACCGAAGTAGAACCACCAAACTGCTCCATAGAACGATCGGGTAAACTCACGGAGCAGGGGCGCCTGCCGAGGTCGAAAGACCTTCGGCAGGCCCATTTATAAAAAGGAGCACGTCATGAAGATCCCGAAATTACTCATATTTTCTGCTTTTGCCCTAAGTCTGGCCGCCCTTCCCACCCCTCGAGCGGCCTGGGCCGGAGACGCGAAACCCGCGGCCTCCGCCGGCCCCGCCGACATCGTGGACACCGCGGTGGCGGCGGGCAATTTCAAGACCCTGGCCACCGCCCTGCAGGCCGCGGGCCTGATCGAAACCCTCAAGGGACCTGGCCCCTTCACCGTCTTTGCGCCGACCGATGAGGCCTTCGCAAAGCTGCCGGCGGGGGCCCTCGAGGGCCTGCTCAAGGACAAGGCGAAGCTGAGCGCCGTCCTGACCTATCATGTGGTTCCGGGTATGGTGACGGCCTCCGAGGTCGTCAAATTGAAAGAGGCCAAGACGGTCAACGGCCAGGCCGCCAAGATCACCGTCCAGGGCAGCGAGGTGATGGTGGATGGAGCCAAGGTGGTCAAGACCGACATCAAGACCAAGAACGGCGTGATCCATGTGATTGACGCGGTGATTTTGCCCAAGTCCTGATTCTTCGCCTCC is from Deltaproteobacteria bacterium PRO3 and encodes:
- a CDS encoding MerR family transcriptional regulator produces the protein METRYPMKWVVKRTGLSPHVIRVWERRYGALTPDRSPTNRRMYSEAEVARLERLARLTDFGHSISQIAQLPDADLAALAANLPPTMSATKPQAATEKPPSSREDPLPYLEGCLEKIEGLDGKGLEDLLDRASLAFSQQVLLEEIVSPLLEAVGERWQRGDFRIAQEHLASSVMRSFVGGLKPAYPEAGAGASVVVATPAGQIHELGALLAAKMAAIEGWKVIYLGANLPAEEIAAAVRNAGARLLALSIVFPAEETELAAELQRLSRLLPKDTAWVCGGRAAERFREAVETGRGRVIGDLGLFRKYLREKL
- a CDS encoding fasciclin domain-containing protein, encoding MKIPKLLIFSAFALSLAALPTPRAAWAGDAKPAASAGPADIVDTAVAAGNFKTLATALQAAGLIETLKGPGPFTVFAPTDEAFAKLPAGALEGLLKDKAKLSAVLTYHVVPGMVTASEVVKLKEAKTVNGQAAKITVQGSEVMVDGAKVVKTDIKTKNGVIHVIDAVILPKS